A section of the Ornithinimicrobium sufpigmenti genome encodes:
- a CDS encoding flavin reductase encodes MTATGESLQAHGPDATTFRNVMGRYPTGVTLVAGLDEQGEPLGMVVGTLTSVSLDPPLVAFLPSKTSSSWAKMRHLRRVCINVLAADQEALCRTFASKAVEDKWAGVAWHPAPSGAPVIEGSVAWIDCEIEEVLERGDHYIVLTRVEGMAAARSVSPLTFVRGGYGRFSIDSLVAEEQPGLMDQLRIAQLARGLMEHLAQETGYESTIQASVGDELVILAAAGGDDPDWAGENHVGIRLPFIPPFGGIFMAWSSTEAVHEWIERRWAPSTDQRDQQVAALQDIRDAGYVVVTPIDPQVDAVLDKVFDGDAPEPEEIQQLRDRIQALDPYYVTQFSDDEELTVRYLGAPVFDRRGRVVVVLRLIVGEVLSGAQTRPLVRRLVESADAITALIGGVRPETDQDVAELKGDGQ; translated from the coding sequence GTGACCGCCACCGGGGAGTCGTTGCAGGCCCACGGGCCCGACGCCACCACGTTCCGAAACGTCATGGGTCGGTACCCGACGGGTGTCACTCTCGTGGCCGGCCTCGACGAGCAGGGGGAACCACTGGGCATGGTCGTCGGAACGCTCACGTCCGTCTCCCTCGACCCGCCCCTGGTCGCGTTCCTTCCCTCCAAGACGTCGTCCAGCTGGGCCAAGATGAGGCATCTGCGACGCGTGTGCATCAATGTGCTGGCCGCCGATCAGGAGGCGTTGTGCCGGACCTTTGCCTCCAAGGCGGTGGAGGATAAGTGGGCCGGGGTCGCGTGGCACCCTGCGCCATCCGGCGCGCCCGTCATCGAGGGCTCGGTCGCTTGGATCGACTGCGAGATCGAGGAGGTCCTCGAGCGGGGTGACCACTACATCGTCCTGACCCGGGTGGAGGGTATGGCAGCCGCCCGCTCGGTCTCGCCGCTCACCTTCGTCCGTGGGGGGTACGGACGGTTCAGCATCGACTCCCTGGTGGCGGAGGAACAGCCGGGGCTGATGGATCAGCTCAGGATCGCCCAGCTGGCCCGTGGCCTGATGGAGCACCTGGCTCAGGAGACCGGGTACGAGAGCACCATCCAAGCCTCCGTCGGGGACGAGCTGGTCATCCTGGCTGCGGCCGGCGGTGACGACCCCGACTGGGCGGGGGAGAACCACGTCGGGATCCGACTCCCCTTCATCCCTCCCTTCGGGGGCATCTTCATGGCGTGGTCCTCCACCGAGGCCGTCCACGAGTGGATCGAGCGGCGCTGGGCTCCCTCGACGGACCAACGGGACCAGCAGGTGGCCGCACTGCAGGACATCCGCGACGCGGGGTATGTCGTGGTCACGCCGATCGATCCGCAGGTCGACGCAGTGCTCGACAAGGTCTTCGACGGTGATGCTCCCGAACCAGAGGAGATCCAGCAGCTGCGGGACCGTATCCAGGCCCTGGACCCGTACTACGTCACCCAGTTCAGCGACGACGAGGAGCTCACCGTCCGGTACCTGGGCGCCCCCGTCTTCGACCGGCGGGGCCGGGTCGTGGTCGTGCTGCGCCTCATCGTCGGCGAGGTGCTCTCCGGGGCCCAGACCAGGCCGCTCGTACGGCGGCTCGTCGAATCGGCCGACGCCATCACCGCCCTGATCGGGGGCGTGCGGCCGGAGACAGACCAGGACGTCGCCGAGCTGAAGGGAGACGGTCAGTGA
- a CDS encoding HNH endonuclease family protein has translation MWDTVGRRSRSRTRRRRVLLGGGLALVAAAAVASAVIGSDSGLQADAPHASDLPAALVPEVGWDPIAALGSLTVIDDGTSLARTAYDRDFFGQRWLDVDRNGCDTRNDTLRRDLDDLAVREGTQGCVAQSGVLVDAYTGEEFVFERGTAHAGELHVDHIVALSDAWHKGAEGWSEDRRAEFANDPTNLVVTFGPVNLSKGANDAASWVPPDEDAWCGFAVHVVWVKEEYDLAVTEDEVDSLGQLLSTCHPSSPALVGVGSAGP, from the coding sequence ATGTGGGACACGGTCGGGAGGCGCAGTCGTTCTCGGACCAGACGTCGGCGCGTCCTGCTGGGTGGCGGTCTGGCCCTGGTCGCGGCGGCAGCAGTAGCGTCCGCGGTCATCGGCTCCGACTCAGGTCTCCAGGCCGACGCCCCGCACGCGAGCGACCTGCCCGCGGCACTGGTGCCGGAGGTGGGATGGGATCCGATCGCAGCCCTCGGCTCCCTGACCGTCATCGATGACGGCACCTCGCTGGCGAGGACCGCCTACGACCGGGACTTCTTCGGACAACGCTGGCTGGACGTCGACCGCAACGGCTGCGACACCCGCAACGACACCCTGCGCCGGGACCTGGATGACCTGGCCGTGCGGGAGGGCACCCAGGGCTGCGTCGCCCAGTCCGGGGTCCTCGTCGACGCCTACACCGGCGAGGAGTTTGTCTTCGAGCGCGGTACGGCCCACGCCGGTGAGCTGCACGTCGACCACATCGTCGCCCTGTCCGATGCCTGGCACAAGGGGGCGGAGGGCTGGAGCGAGGACAGGCGGGCTGAGTTCGCCAACGACCCGACCAACCTCGTGGTGACCTTCGGCCCGGTCAACCTGAGCAAGGGGGCCAACGACGCGGCCTCCTGGGTGCCGCCCGACGAGGATGCCTGGTGCGGCTTCGCCGTCCACGTGGTCTGGGTCAAGGAGGAGTACGACCTCGCGGTCACCGAGGACGAGGTCGACTCCCTCGGGCAGCTGCTCTCGACCTGCCACCCGTCGTCGCCGGCGCTGGTCGGGGTCGGGTCAGCCGGACCCTGA
- a CDS encoding xanthine dehydrogenase family protein molybdopterin-binding subunit yields MATEGARHRGTSILGTEVRRVEDPDLLTGRGQFVDNLDIRDIEILHAVFVRSPIAHARLLDIDTSAALGAPEVVEVFTGADMGSAAVPQFRQLSEGIPRPALALDRVRFVGEPVAMVLATSRAAAADAADLVEVSYDPLAAVVDMEAALEPGAPLQFPHRGTNIVLAARDDDHDVLAGAATVARLRLENNRLASSPIEGHVILVRPHVDESLSSTSGAQAAVHGLDVWVGTQHPHISRRFLAQWTGLAEASIRVRAPHVGGAFGGKAGVTAEHCAVVLAAQRLGKPVRWAETRSESMLSMTSRGQVQYVELGLDVDARIVGMRARVVGDCGAYAGFGGSFATGSTRTMSEGSYRIPRLRYDAVAVTTNTAPTNAFRGAGRPEAAAMIERVIDHAARVVGLAPEELRRRNFLTPDEFPHTTRFGATYDSGDYALALQAALDAAGVEQVREEQRRRREEGSAWQLGVGIASYVEITGFGGAEYAGIRVGDDGQLTVMAGTSAHGQGHATTFSMLVAEQLGVTLDRITYLQSDTAVVRSGGGTGGARSVQLGGSAVRQAAVLLREKVLALAADLLESSPDDLELADGRVEVRGVPGHGASWDQVVAHAGQRGVDLSVDTDFQQDGSTFPFGTHVCVVEVDVETGRVRLLRHVAVDDCGTVINPLLVRGQQHGGAAQGISQALWEEVRYDAAGNPLTATLADYTLPSAADLVMLDTVSTVTPTDRNPLGAKGIGEAATVGSTPAVQNAVIDAVAHLGVRHVDIPCTPERVFTAIQDARQGCHLPWHEPPAVFDALPDLEKIADVEV; encoded by the coding sequence ATGGCGACCGAGGGGGCGAGGCACCGAGGCACGTCCATCCTGGGCACCGAGGTCCGCCGGGTAGAGGACCCCGACCTGCTGACGGGTCGCGGCCAGTTCGTGGACAACCTCGACATCCGGGATATCGAGATCCTGCACGCGGTCTTCGTGCGCAGTCCGATCGCACACGCCCGCCTGCTCGACATCGACACCTCGGCTGCCTTGGGGGCGCCCGAGGTGGTCGAGGTGTTCACCGGCGCGGACATGGGGAGCGCTGCGGTGCCGCAGTTCCGGCAGCTGAGCGAGGGCATCCCGAGACCGGCCCTGGCCCTGGACCGGGTGCGCTTCGTGGGAGAGCCGGTGGCGATGGTGCTGGCGACCTCGCGAGCAGCCGCCGCGGACGCAGCGGACCTGGTCGAGGTGAGCTACGACCCGCTTGCTGCCGTCGTCGACATGGAGGCCGCTCTGGAGCCGGGCGCACCGCTGCAGTTCCCCCACCGGGGGACCAACATCGTCCTCGCTGCTCGCGACGACGACCACGACGTGCTGGCCGGGGCGGCCACCGTCGCTCGGCTGCGCCTCGAGAACAACAGGCTGGCGTCGAGCCCCATCGAAGGGCACGTGATCCTCGTGCGCCCCCACGTGGACGAGTCACTCTCGTCGACCTCGGGAGCCCAGGCTGCGGTGCACGGGCTGGACGTGTGGGTCGGTACCCAGCACCCCCACATCTCCCGCAGGTTTCTCGCGCAGTGGACCGGGCTCGCGGAGGCGTCGATCCGGGTGCGCGCGCCACACGTCGGCGGGGCGTTCGGCGGCAAGGCCGGGGTGACCGCCGAGCATTGCGCCGTCGTTCTCGCCGCGCAGCGACTGGGGAAGCCCGTGCGGTGGGCGGAGACCCGGAGCGAGTCGATGCTGTCGATGACGAGCCGTGGACAGGTCCAGTACGTCGAGCTCGGGCTCGACGTGGACGCCAGGATCGTCGGGATGCGGGCCCGCGTCGTGGGTGACTGTGGTGCGTACGCGGGCTTCGGCGGCTCGTTCGCCACCGGGTCCACCCGGACCATGTCCGAGGGGAGCTACCGGATACCGCGCCTGCGGTACGACGCGGTGGCCGTGACGACCAACACCGCCCCCACGAACGCCTTCCGCGGGGCTGGACGACCGGAGGCCGCAGCCATGATCGAGCGCGTGATCGACCACGCAGCGCGTGTGGTGGGTCTGGCGCCGGAGGAGCTGCGGCGACGCAACTTCCTGACTCCAGACGAGTTCCCCCACACCACCCGGTTCGGTGCGACCTACGACTCGGGCGACTACGCCCTCGCCCTGCAGGCCGCACTGGACGCGGCCGGCGTCGAACAGGTGAGGGAGGAGCAACGGCGGCGGCGGGAGGAGGGGTCCGCGTGGCAGCTCGGGGTGGGGATCGCCAGCTATGTCGAGATCACCGGGTTCGGCGGCGCTGAGTACGCTGGGATACGCGTCGGCGATGACGGGCAGCTGACCGTGATGGCGGGTACGTCCGCTCACGGGCAGGGACACGCCACGACCTTCTCCATGCTGGTGGCCGAACAGCTCGGTGTGACCTTGGACCGGATCACCTACCTCCAGTCGGACACCGCGGTGGTCCGCTCCGGGGGAGGGACCGGAGGTGCCCGCTCGGTGCAGCTGGGTGGCAGTGCAGTCCGTCAGGCCGCGGTGCTCCTGCGGGAGAAGGTCCTGGCCCTTGCGGCCGACCTGCTCGAGAGCTCACCCGACGACCTCGAGCTCGCCGATGGGCGGGTCGAGGTGCGCGGGGTCCCCGGGCACGGCGCGTCCTGGGACCAGGTGGTCGCCCACGCTGGTCAGCGGGGGGTCGACCTCTCCGTCGACACCGATTTCCAGCAGGACGGGTCCACCTTCCCGTTCGGCACGCACGTCTGTGTGGTCGAGGTCGATGTCGAGACGGGCCGCGTGCGACTGCTGAGGCACGTGGCCGTCGACGACTGCGGCACCGTGATCAACCCTCTCCTCGTGCGCGGCCAGCAGCACGGGGGCGCCGCGCAGGGGATCAGCCAGGCGCTGTGGGAGGAGGTCCGCTACGACGCCGCGGGAAACCCGCTCACCGCCACCCTCGCGGACTACACCCTCCCCTCCGCCGCCGACCTCGTCATGCTGGACACCGTCTCGACGGTCACGCCGACCGACCGGAATCCGCTGGGCGCCAAGGGGATCGGTGAGGCTGCCACCGTCGGGTCCACGCCTGCGGTGCAGAATGCCGTGATCGACGCCGTCGCCCATCTGGGCGTCCGTCATGTCGACATCCCGTGCACCCCCGAGCGGGTGTTCACCGCCATCCAGGACGCCCGACAGGGATGTCACCTGCCCTGGCACGAGCCGCCAGCAGTCTTCGACGCGCTGCCGGACCTCGAGAAGATCGCCGACGTCGAGGTCTGA
- a CDS encoding zinc-dependent alcohol dehydrogenase family protein, whose translation MTDNKNRIVVQHALGEPAHALRVDREDVPEPGPGEVLVELVMAPINPAELLMLRGQYGYRDTVPPVPRRTGVEGVGRVVAGASDAIPEGTSVLLSGLPPVMADYRVAPADRLVPLPPGAVAEQVAVSFINLQCVLLNLRHPSLRAGGWLIQNAANSAYGRAVDKVAHRQGYRVINVVRSRQAAAEIADASGPVLLGGPDLRQQVLEVTGGVEPTLALDAVGGESTGHLADTLAAGSTVLTYGLLSGQPCSVDTRLVVFRGITLTGFWLPKARAETSPDLLSQISREALELAAQGVAAVPVAAQYGLDEAVRAFEHADRSGRNGKIVVVR comes from the coding sequence GTGACCGACAACAAGAACCGGATCGTCGTCCAGCACGCGCTGGGGGAGCCAGCCCACGCACTCAGGGTCGACCGTGAGGATGTCCCCGAGCCCGGGCCGGGGGAGGTCCTGGTCGAACTGGTGATGGCGCCCATCAACCCGGCCGAGCTGCTCATGCTTCGGGGGCAGTACGGCTACCGGGACACGGTGCCACCCGTGCCCCGCAGGACCGGTGTCGAAGGTGTTGGTCGGGTCGTCGCCGGCGCCAGCGACGCGATACCGGAGGGCACCTCGGTGCTCCTGAGCGGGCTGCCTCCGGTGATGGCCGACTACCGCGTGGCGCCCGCCGACCGTCTGGTGCCCCTACCACCCGGAGCCGTGGCCGAGCAGGTGGCTGTCAGTTTCATCAACCTGCAGTGCGTGCTGCTCAACCTCCGTCACCCGTCGTTGCGGGCCGGCGGCTGGCTGATCCAGAACGCCGCCAACTCGGCCTACGGACGGGCCGTGGACAAGGTCGCCCACCGTCAGGGCTACCGGGTCATCAACGTGGTGCGTTCTCGCCAGGCAGCGGCCGAGATCGCCGACGCCAGCGGACCGGTCCTGCTCGGGGGACCGGATCTGCGCCAGCAGGTCCTGGAGGTGACCGGTGGCGTCGAGCCCACCCTGGCCCTGGACGCGGTGGGGGGCGAGAGCACCGGACACCTGGCAGACACCCTCGCCGCCGGATCTACGGTGCTGACCTACGGGTTGCTGTCCGGGCAGCCCTGCTCGGTCGACACCAGGCTTGTCGTCTTCCGGGGGATCACCCTCACCGGCTTCTGGCTCCCCAAGGCGCGTGCGGAGACTTCACCGGACCTGCTCTCACAGATCTCCCGGGAGGCACTGGAGCTCGCGGCGCAGGGGGTGGCCGCTGTGCCCGTCGCCGCGCAGTACGGACTGGACGAGGCGGTGCGGGCGTTCGAGCACGCCGACCGG